In the Anaerobaca lacustris genome, AGGGCGAGCACCTTCCGCCGGCGCGTCCAGAAGGAATCCGCTTCGGGGTCGGTCGTGAACGGCCAGGAAGAGGAATCTTCGATTCCGTTCGCAGCGTCTGGAGTCGGTGCTCCGTTCGGCCACAGTTCGGGCCAGGGCGAGACCGGGTGTTGGGCCCGCGCCGGCAACACGAACGTCAGCAGGAGAATCACCGCCAGCGCACGCCGGCGCGCCGGCGGGGTGCCATGGCGAGTTGTGGAGAACGATGCGACCATCACTTCTTGCGGCTCCGCCCGGACTGCGGGTATCTCTTTTGACCACATATCAGGTCCATACCTCCGGCCGCGCCGACGGCATGGATGGCCTGGCACGTCCGTGCGGCGATTACCATTCGATGACCAGAGAGAGCATGCTGCTGTTGGCGTCGATCGTCGGCACGATGGACACGTTGCCCCTCTTTTTCTCCGAGGCGAAGACCGCATCCACGGATTCCCAGGCCATGTACCATCCCAGGGCCGCCTGGGACAGATAATGCGCGTCGTCATTGACTCGCGACCACGCCGCCAGAAACGAACCGGCACAGGCAAGGTACTTGAGCAGATCGTTGTCCTCGATCATCCTCGACAGTGTCAGGAATGGAACCGCTCCTATGAACGCATGTCCGCTCACCCCGTTGTTGTCATCGAAAGGCCTCCATCGCGAATCGTTTTCTGACTCGCCGGGACGGGAACCGCCTGTGACTGTCTGCATGAGAAGCGCGGCCGGCCCGCCCGCCAGATAGGCCCTCGACGTGTATGCCCCCCAAGCACCGATGGGAGAGTTGTCGTCGATGTATTTTGTGCCGGCCGAGAGCAGTGCGATGGGTATCAGATACTTCCCTTCGCCAAACACTTTCGCCACATCCCCGAAGTCGTCTGTGCCGGAATTGCGGAGCCCGCTCTGGTATCTGTCCTGAACGTAACGGTCGATGTTTGTGTTTGCCACGATCGCGCCGGCGCCGAAGCCCAGCCCCATTCGGGTCAGTCTCTTGTGGCTGTAGAACGCGCGGTAATCGTTGACGATGGTCTCCGCAATACCGATCTCTTTCGTGTCGGCGGCATCCTCCGATGCACGAGCGGTATCCGGAATGGAAGCCGCCATCACAAGTAGAAGACATGAGAGTCCAATTCGTATTCTTCTATCGTCCATAGTCTCCCATCCGAAGCCACAATCGAAACATGTTCATCCATATTCGGGCTGACGTCCCCCGATACCCTTGCGTCGGCCGCACGAGCGGCTTATGCTATCCGAACTCACCGCTTGCCCGCAACAAGAATGTCGCCGGCGTCGGGAGCCACGGCGGATTTCGAGCCGGTCGTGGGGGCGTCGATGGTCGCCAGGATGCCGGCAAGATCTCGCGCGTCTGGGGTGTTGCACGGTCGCTCGCCGCTATGGTATGCTGGCCGAGCACGTCAGGCCGCCGAAGGTCGTATGGCGGCAAGGCATCGTGTGTATTGAAGCTCGATTTCGCAGATGAGGAGGACGGATGTTTGCCGTTTCCAAGCAGATCGCAGGCGGCATCGGGCCGCTGATGTGGAGCGTCCTGTTGCTGCTGGGCGCCCGAACCGAAGGGGCGACCGCCAATCCGC is a window encoding:
- a CDS encoding phosphatase PAP2 family protein; translation: MDDRRIRIGLSCLLLVMAASIPDTARASEDAADTKEIGIAETIVNDYRAFYSHKRLTRMGLGFGAGAIVANTNIDRYVQDRYQSGLRNSGTDDFGDVAKVFGEGKYLIPIALLSAGTKYIDDNSPIGAWGAYTSRAYLAGGPAALLMQTVTGGSRPGESENDSRWRPFDDNNGVSGHAFIGAVPFLTLSRMIEDNDLLKYLACAGSFLAAWSRVNDDAHYLSQAALGWYMAWESVDAVFASEKKRGNVSIVPTIDANSSMLSLVIEW